aaatttattatatatatataatgcaaACATATCTGctttttacaaagaaaaagtgGCACtgtgatgatttttatttttaagaatataACTTAGATTGGTATTTGTTCTGGGTTCCCACGTGAGAGACTTGCAAGTTCCAGAACTGAGAAACTATTTGAACTCTCTGGAATTGTAACTGTGGCTGTTGAACACTTTAACGATGCTTACAGAGATATGCTTCAgcccttttttgtttggtttagaaaaagaaaggaagggtCTCTGTTAGCATTGGGAGGACTTCTACAAAACTAGCAGAATCACGTGGCAAAAAACTAGTGGAAGTGACAAGTACAGAAAAACTGCTGAAACACCAGGAAGGTTACACTGCTTGAGGGCTctcaaaatgtgaaaaatacaaCATTGTTAACAGAGTGAGAGCTTCCAGTTTGGGTCATCTTTGACTTAGGTCGAATCTAAAGgtccctctcttttttctttttcctttctttttttttttttttaatcattataAGCATCAGTGATAGCTGCTAATAGATTAGCTGTATGTGATATACCTTTGTTCTGTCAATTTAAGCCATCTCCCAACAGACAGACATATGTTTGGATAACTACTACAAGCAAAAACAGAAGTGATTGTCTCTCTCCAACAGTGTTTTTTGATCATGTGAATATCTGATTCCAATTGTTATCCTGGGTGATGTTTTGAATAGACAGCACCTGCTACTACGATCTAATGCAGGGAGGCCCAGTGGAACTTTCCAGAGATGACTGGGAAGCCCTGCGTGTCAGGGGAGTCAATGTTGGATCCACTAGCGATGAAGGTGGAAATAATTTATACCAGCCTATTACCACACTGGACAGATCCAATTCCTCCAGAAGGATCTGGGCAACTCCCATGAAGCATTTGTGGTCCATTCGGCCATAGTCTCCCCAAACTATTACCTGGAAGAACATAAAATTAAGGTTCATGATTGTCCCCAAATCCATGCTTACACTTAATATATATATTAAGTATATACTTAAACCCATGCTTATGTATGTTCACTCTTGCTATTATATATGTTAGCATAAGGAAAATGTTATTCTCAAGAGTGAGTGATTACTTCCCTTTCATGGGAAAACCTCATGGCAGGACAGGAGCAAGAGTCAACAAAAGAGAAATGTTCCATGCAATAAGACATTTTGCAAGTCTGAAACCACAAGCCACAAGGATGTGTTTAATGGCatttataaaattaaatgcttAGTAAGTTGGAATGGATTTACACATACTGGTTAAATTTAAGtaaacatgcaaatgacagcCTAAAATGGGATTAAGAAGAAACTGACCTGAAGGACTTTACCCTGTGGACTTTCTTCAAAAACCAGTGTCTGTTGGTACAGAGGATCAAGGGTCTTCCTTGCAATTCTTGTCTTCTTCTTAGCTATACATGCTCCATTTTCCAGTAAATACACTTTGACATACGGAGCTGCAGACAGAACATCAAGAATGTTATATTTGGACTTACGGTGCACATCTGAAATGGAGGACAAATGCCTTAAAAGGAAGCAGAGTGGAGAGAAAATGGCACAACTTATCTTCATTGTATCTTTGCAGTTGTATAATCTGAATACAATTATATTCATAAAACAGATGACACAGCCCACAAGAAATCAAATTGATTTTTATAAACTTTGAATGTAGTGATCTAAGATGTTACTAACAACAATTACACTTCATGTctgtcattttaaaaacattttgtttttccaggaaTTAAATGTCACTGATGGCTATTCTGGAGTCTCTATAAATGCTTAGGGGTCAGAGATAGCTCAAAGCAAAAGGAATATTTAAAACTATGCCACTCCTATGACACAGACATGAATTGCTCTTTCATCTCTAGCTCCTAAGGAGATTGCAAAGTACCATTTTCACTAAATGTTATTTAAAAGAATTGTTCCAGGTGTTACAATAAGCAGTGGTTGGAGTATTGATTCTAAATCTCCTCTAATAATTATTTCTATAAATAACTAGAACTTCAACAAATGTCCTTATAAAATGATTCAATATTATTACAATATACATGATACAAATTATTGACACTGACACTAACACTAGCACAAACTGCTGCCTTGAGGCACTGTTGTGTACAGAAGACCTTGACACGTGCATTTAAGTTGTTTCTTCAAAGCACTTTCACCTGTTCTCCATCTCTTTTCATggtaaacaaacacaaaaaacctcAGCTATATAGACAAAGCCCTTCTGAGATATATGACTTGCCTAAGttacacagaaatatttctacAAATGTTCCTTCCAGAACAGATGTTGAGTTGCTGAAAATGATTCCTTGAAAGGTAGCATGCAACTGGCAGATGCAAGGTGGTAAGAAGTGGACGTTGGTAGCAAGGATATATCCACACACATACTCCGTGTtgaaaagcaaaccaaacaaaGGTTTGTGACAAAGGTAGTGACAGCTAACAAGGAACACAAAAAGCGTCCATTCCCCAGTTCATCGGTATATTTCATAGTGTTGTTTTCTATTCATATattgtctattttttttttccatacctGGGGTAGATTTGGAGCCAGGTTTTTGTGTGAGGCCACGGGCTCTAATGACTTCTACTTCTAACTGGCCTTTTTTATCCACCATTCCAATTTGGATGTcacctgagagggagaagaaagaaacccaCATTTTAGAGAAGCAGTACAGCACAGGAGACAAGGTATAAGAGTGAGAAGGAGAAAGACCAGAATGATGTTATTCTCCTGTATTGCTGTGCTTGTTGCGTCTCCTGATGATCCGTTTAGCTTCTCCATTATTAAACAAGGACTAAATAATATATAATTAGGGAGCATGGTGCCCTCTCTAGGTATACAGTTCATACCAGctaaaaaggtattttttttcttcaaaagtcTCCACCAAGCACACAGGTgacaatttttccatttttatcaaTATTCCACACACATTTTTGGTGTGAATAAAATGTCACAACATGttaagaaactgctttcatttctaaacAGTCACACTTGTTTCCTTGCCTGAGTTTTGACAAATGACATTTCctgcagaaaaaggaaactGCTTGCTCTGAGACCAAGCACTGTTCTGATCTAGATCAATAAAATACAAGGGCAGTAAACTATGTGCTGATGCTCAAAGCATCATGTCTCTATGCTTTCATATATCATGAAATCAGCTGAGTAGAAATCTAACTTAGATCAAAATAGATTAAAATAGgccacttaaaaaaaatgcacagtATGGCAtaggcagctacatgacacttgagCAAATAAATGAACTACATCCATGAAACACGTGAGTCGTATATATTTGATATGTAAGCTCTAATTGTCTAAAAAACCAAATTCACAAATAGATAGTTCTGAACTGTAGAATTTGGCGTCTAGATTAAGAGAAAGAGCATTCTGAAATTAATTGGGCATGGGATTTTTACATGTTTCTCTAACGGCATATTAAAGCAGTGTTTATACCTTGGTATGTGAACTATGacagaacagcagcaaagatttttttatcaATTAAACTTTTCTTGAATAAACACAGCCGTGTTCTTCACTAAAAATAGTTCAGAGGAAAATTCCAACAAGCATTTTTAAGAGCACATCACTATATCTCAtatctaaaataaaatatgcagCAGGGAACCAGAAGGGGGAGCGATAATCCAAACATTTTCAAATCATCACTGGTGAAAGGATAGCACAGAGCAGGTCTTctaaaaattgtaaaaaaacaTGATGGAGAGCTTTCTGGGGGCCAAAACTTCAGCCTGTAGTAGATAAAGTTCTAAAAAAAGTCCAAATAAATGTTTTACTCAAGTTATCTGCAGAAAAATCTTTAGTCGCaaaacaagattaaaataaaGAGACAGAAGAAGACCCTTGTATGCATACCAACAAAGCCATTTAGATACTTATTGGACAAACAATCtcacaaatatattttcttccatgataataataaaatattaatttaataggTTTGATGATTATTAATGCTCTAGTAGCAGTCATTTAGATTTATACAGCAAGTTTTGCCTTAGAGGGTACTCAGAGCATTCTCGAGATAGTTTTCCTTCTGCTCATGAGTTGGGAAGGGAACACTgtcttttgcaatttttttttctgtttctctcttaTTTTTCAGATGTACCTCAGTAGCCCTTCCTAAAGCTGGTTTTCCCAAGACAGTTGTATTGAAGTATTGGCTATTTATAATTTCCAGCAGAAGTATCATTACAGTAGTGTATCAAGGAGTCGTCAATTAGCATCCTAAAGCATGTCTAAGAACTGCTCATatataaacaaaaaaccccccaaaaaccccaaccccgaATCTTTCCAAAGATACTTACACAGTCCTGCACTCTTGCACTCCTTATACAAACTCATACTCTGTTCGTAAACAAGCTACAGCTAATGCTGCTAAAGGAAATTACAGACTGGTCTGGAACACAGAGATCACAGATAGCCCCAGGCAGCTGTTGAAGAAAAGGATTTTGTGTCTCTCACGACAAGCACTGGCTTTATCAGGAACTGATTATTGGGCATTGCAAATGTTTCCAGAAGTTTCGCTTTCTGGAGTTAGATGAACTAAGCTTGGAAAAGTGCAGTTTGGCCAGAAACCCTGTCACATCCAATATAATCTGTTTCAAGTAAATACAAACTCTGAACAGTTGAGATTTTGCAGTGGGCTACAACTGGAGAAGCCACAATAATTTTGTGTGGGAAGTAAAACCCCTATCTTCAAATTGCAAGTAAGATTAGCCAATACCCCAAATGGAGCAAATACTGTTTCTCACCCCACTTTGAAAGCTGGAACATCAGTAACTGCATATAGGACCTTCATGTTGATAATGAAGGAAGACACTTGGTAAAAGTCTTTTTGGTGCTGTAGTCTGCCAGTGTGTGCATTAGTTAATTGTCTTATTATTCATTTAACAGAGGAGAACGTATCATTcttacccatggcaggggttgctAGTGTTTGTCGGCCTACTAACTGTGCAGGTCCCAGTCCATCGAGGAAATCACTGAACTGACTGTCAGCGCCCAGCCGTACTCCAGGAAATATTaagctgaaacaaaataaaagctggTTAAGAATAAGAACATGATTAATTTCTGTCATCCTACAGTATTTACTTCAAAAGTACTACTTATACAAAGCAAGCAGCTCAGGATACACAAGCACAAATCATTCTGCAGCATCAGGAATGATATGTTTCCCATGGACCCCAAAGCAGTGTAGAGAAATTCTGCACATCGACTCAAAGTAGTCCATAAAATAGGTCTTGCTAAGGAGGTCTCCAGAAGCAGTGAAGTCTGACAGGTAAATAGACTATGATTGACCTTGTCTGAGAAAACATAAAAAGCTTCATGAAATTTAATAGCCTATTCTTCATTAGTGAGTGTGTGATTTACAGAGATCCAAACCCCCATCAGCATCAGTTAGAACAAATAGGGAAAACAGATGTATGCACTAAATTAATCTGATTGCTGCAGCTGTTTAATGAAGCAGTGACCTGGCAGGTAGTAGTAGGGGTGACTGGAGCTA
This Aphelocoma coerulescens isolate FSJ_1873_10779 chromosome 3, UR_Acoe_1.0, whole genome shotgun sequence DNA region includes the following protein-coding sequences:
- the LOC138108531 gene encoding regulating synaptic membrane exocytosis protein 3-like isoform X6, giving the protein MAAEMRSRMVRQPSRESTDGSINSYSSEGNLIFPGVRLGADSQFSDFLDGLGPAQLVGRQTLATPAMGDIQIGMVDKKGQLEVEVIRARGLTQKPGSKSTPAPYVKVYLLENGACIAKKKTRIARKTLDPLYQQTLVFEESPQGKVLQVIVWGDYGRMDHKCFMGVAQILLEELDLSSVVIGWYKLFPPSSLVDPTLTPLTRRASQSSLESSTGPPCIRS